Genomic DNA from Pseudobacteriovorax antillogorgiicola:
AAGCAATCTTGCTTAATAGACTTGCCGCCATCGGAAGAGTTAGCAGTCCCTTGGATTGTGACCGCCCTTCCAGGACTCCAGTTACACGCGAGAAAACGACATTAACGGAGAGCGAATTACCTTTAATTTTAGATGGACCCAGGTTTGTCTAGGTTTTTAGGAGCGGTGCTATGACAAATTATCAAAATTATAAGAATATAATTTTCGATTTCGGCGGCGTGCTATTAGAAATTGATTATCGCAAAACAGAAGACGCGTTTTGCGAGCTGATGGGCGATGGTAGCCATGCTGGGTTTTCACAGGCTAGCCAATCAGATCTTTTTAATCTGATTGAAGTGGGAGCAATTTCTAACGACGCCTTCCGCCAGGGGCTTCGGGATTTATTTCAGAAGTCTGATGTTAGCGATCGAGAGCTAGATCTGGCTTGGAATGCCTTGCTAGGAACTATACCTCGGGATTGGTTTGAGCATGTAAAGGCAGTTGGTGAAACCAGGAGAATTTTTCTACTTAGCAATACCAATGCAATCCATTTGGATGAGGTCTATCGGGAGATGGAGCGTTCATTAGGGAGTGTTGAAGCATTTGAGTCAGCCTTTGAAAAAGTCTACTACTCCCATCGACTAGGGCTTCGCAAACCTCATCGAGAGATATTTGAAACCGTAATCCAAGAGAATCAGCTTGATCCAAAAGATACTCTCTTCATTGATGACTCTATTCAACACATCCAGGGGGCTAAGGAGCTAGGCCTGGGGACACATCACCTCACCGGCCTGATCACCGATCTACAGTTTCTATAAATTGCTACCCCCCTAGCCCTAACTTTGAATGTTTTTCACATGAGGTGGTATAATAGGCGTAGAGGCAGCCTTGCTTCAGGTTTTTAGAAAGGGAGCAACTGTGAAACGCCAAACTCTAGCGCTAATTATTTTTCTTGGGCCCGTTGGCTGTGGTGTTCAGTCTTCACCCGACCGGGAATTGGTTGTGATGGGGAGTGAGTTCAACGTCAATCTTTCGACACTTTTTGTTTGCACCACCAATATTGAGGATGGAGAGCAGGCCTATGCTGATCTGGAACTAAGTAGCGCAATTAAGATAACCTATTCAGCTTTCAAGGGTACCAATAGCACAATCAATGAACGCATCGTGCGAGCTGAAATCGACACTTTATACAACCTAAGTGGTGAAACTTTTGGGACGGAAGACTTCGACGTTTCAAAGACTGAATACTATCAAGATGCCGACGATAATCCTGCCATTCGGCTTGCTAAGGATATTACTGGTAACGACGACGGTGTGTGGGCTTTTAGCATCGTCGATAACCAGCCTAGCGTAGCCTATACGGATACAGACTTAGGAGCCAAGAGCCCAGTAACGATCAATTACGATCTAACTGAAGGAAGCTCAGAGTGCTCTGGGAGCTATTCCACTGGATCTTGAGCAGGTTTGAGTTGTAGGGCGATGAAGGCCGCAGCGACAAATATCAAGCCCCCCACGTAAAATGGTAGCTTTTTGCCTATTTCAAAAAGCGGGCCTGATAAAACCGGGCCGATGACACGTCCCAGTGATGCCATAGACTGGTTAAGACCCAGTGTACCTCCCTGATCTCGTTTAGGAACACACTTGGATATAAAAGCTGTTGTGGATGGGTTAAAGAGGCCCATGCCCAAGGCTAGCATGGCACCATTCAGCAAGAGCAAGATCCAAGACTTA
This window encodes:
- a CDS encoding HAD family hydrolase, which produces MTNYQNYKNIIFDFGGVLLEIDYRKTEDAFCELMGDGSHAGFSQASQSDLFNLIEVGAISNDAFRQGLRDLFQKSDVSDRELDLAWNALLGTIPRDWFEHVKAVGETRRIFLLSNTNAIHLDEVYREMERSLGSVEAFESAFEKVYYSHRLGLRKPHREIFETVIQENQLDPKDTLFIDDSIQHIQGAKELGLGTHHLTGLITDLQFL